From Heliomicrobium modesticaldum Ice1, a single genomic window includes:
- a CDS encoding sensor histidine kinase gives MFTRIRARLTLGYAALMIVILVAFTGITYGLLHSILQQEERQEMKLMLSRVADQQLTEMKRRARLRGPNDVTVEQKRERRYAPLHGGAEGERDAAGSGYTDYAAKGNDDGKFDDDAGGAKRGVNRFVFLLTLDERGTVLRSVDEYPALRRQIMETVQQWRPAAFETRDVHFSEGDGGELHILLGAQPVFDHGRFAGVVYAGMDVSDSRHVLYRLLFVLGVLSILFLLLAAGAGYYMAGRAMVPIIHSFHRQREFVADASHELRTPLSILQSSIDVIEADDARNLSEFSRQVLADMKDEVGRMTRLVGDLLTLARADSGKLELQRESFDLRPVAEQLFRTFQHRAKAQGLTMEMEGPPTLPVFVDRERITQLLCILLDNAVKYTPEGGKVSLSLARSGGGHNDTLQVKVQDTGIGISAEDQQHIFERFYRADKGRSRQAGGVGLGLSIARWIVEAHGGTIRVESAPGKGSSFIVIVPAALPR, from the coding sequence GTGTTTACGCGGATCCGCGCGCGCCTGACCCTGGGGTATGCCGCGTTGATGATCGTCATCCTGGTTGCCTTTACTGGGATCACCTACGGCCTGCTGCACTCCATCCTCCAGCAGGAGGAGCGGCAGGAGATGAAATTGATGCTGTCCAGGGTCGCCGATCAGCAGTTAACTGAAATGAAGCGACGGGCTCGTCTGCGCGGTCCCAACGATGTGACGGTGGAACAAAAGCGGGAAAGAAGATATGCGCCCCTTCACGGCGGCGCTGAAGGGGAGCGGGACGCTGCCGGTTCTGGCTATACCGACTATGCCGCAAAAGGCAACGACGACGGCAAATTCGACGATGACGCCGGGGGAGCGAAGCGCGGCGTCAACCGGTTCGTCTTTCTGCTCACGCTTGACGAGCGGGGAACGGTGCTTCGCAGCGTCGATGAATATCCTGCCCTGCGTCGGCAGATCATGGAAACGGTGCAGCAGTGGAGGCCGGCGGCGTTCGAGACGAGGGACGTTCATTTCTCCGAAGGAGATGGCGGCGAATTGCACATCCTGCTGGGGGCGCAGCCGGTGTTCGACCACGGCCGGTTTGCCGGAGTGGTCTATGCCGGCATGGATGTGAGTGATTCCCGCCATGTTCTTTACCGCTTGCTCTTCGTCCTAGGCGTCTTGTCGATCCTCTTTCTGCTGTTGGCTGCTGGCGCCGGCTATTACATGGCCGGAAGAGCCATGGTGCCGATCATCCACTCCTTTCATCGTCAGCGCGAGTTTGTCGCCGACGCATCCCATGAACTGCGCACACCCTTGAGCATCCTCCAGTCGTCTATCGATGTGATCGAGGCTGACGATGCCCGCAATTTATCCGAGTTTTCCCGGCAGGTGCTGGCAGACATGAAAGATGAGGTGGGCCGCATGACCCGCCTGGTTGGCGACCTGCTCACCCTGGCCCGCGCCGATTCGGGGAAACTGGAGTTGCAACGAGAGTCTTTCGACCTCCGCCCTGTGGCGGAACAGTTGTTTCGCACCTTCCAACACCGGGCGAAGGCGCAGGGATTGACGATGGAGATGGAGGGACCACCGACGCTTCCCGTTTTCGTCGATCGGGAGCGTATCACCCAACTGCTCTGCATCCTCTTGGATAACGCCGTCAAGTACACGCCGGAAGGCGGCAAGGTCAGCCTCTCGCTGGCGCGATCCGGCGGGGGGCATAACGATACCCTGCAAGTGAAGGTTCAGGATACGGGGATCGGCATCAGCGCCGAGGACCAGCAACACATCTTTGAGCGCTTTTACCGGGCCGACAAGGGCCGCTCCCGGCAAGCCGGCGGTGTCGGCCTCGGCCTTAGCATCGCTCGCTGGATCGTCGAAGCCCATGGCGGGACGATCCGCGTGGAAAGTGCGCCGGGCAAGGGGAGCAGTTTCATTGTCATCGTGCCGGCGGCGTTGCCGCGCTGA
- a CDS encoding response regulator transcription factor, with the protein MRILLAEDDQRLGKLIDHMLRREGHDVDWVQRGDDAYHYAKASHYDLLVLDWMMPAMDGVILCRQLRQEGLQCPILMLTAKDAVEDRVQGLDAGADDYLVKPFASAELMARLRALSRRGKIPLQEEIVQVADLLLNRNRHSVTRGGKEITLTSREFALLDLLVQNKGQVLPRELIMERVWGLDADVTDNTLDAYIRLLRKKIEPPGAAKLIHNIRGVGYTLEE; encoded by the coding sequence TTGCGCATCTTGTTGGCCGAAGATGACCAGCGGCTGGGCAAGTTGATCGACCACATGCTGAGAAGGGAAGGCCATGATGTCGACTGGGTGCAGCGCGGCGACGACGCCTATCATTATGCCAAAGCATCCCATTACGACTTGCTCGTTCTCGACTGGATGATGCCGGCCATGGACGGCGTGATCCTTTGCCGCCAATTGAGGCAAGAGGGGTTGCAATGCCCCATCCTCATGCTGACGGCCAAGGACGCTGTTGAGGATCGCGTCCAGGGTCTGGACGCCGGCGCCGACGACTACCTGGTCAAACCCTTCGCCTCTGCCGAGTTGATGGCCCGGCTGCGGGCGCTCTCCCGCCGCGGAAAAATCCCTTTGCAGGAAGAGATCGTCCAGGTTGCCGACCTGCTATTAAACCGCAACCGCCACTCGGTGACGCGCGGCGGCAAGGAGATCACCCTCACCAGTCGAGAGTTTGCCTTGCTCGATCTGCTCGTGCAGAACAAGGGACAGGTGCTTCCCCGCGAGCTGATCATGGAGCGGGTCTGGGGGCTCGACGCCGATGTGACCGACAACACCCTGGACGCCTACATCCGATTGCTGCGCAAAAAAATCGAACCCCCCGGCGCCGCTAAGTTGATTCACAACATTCGGGGCGTCGGCTACACACTGGAGGAATAG